The following are from one region of the Haloactinomyces albus genome:
- a CDS encoding urease accessory protein UreD gives MSPATTTVAVELVGDRAQAAALDGGDYLRPRLLSIDGPYVRIALIGVCGMLLAGDEVGVHIEIGHGVQLEIIEPAGMVAYDARGGRAGWTATARVASGGVLVWRGAPFVVSGGADVRRHTELSLEEGARALLGETLVLGRSGEDSGRLHATLRASHAERELLTDELDLRSSALRSAPGILGNARVLTTAALLGVGGPAPAAVHETRLAGPGCLARALAQHAHEADAALEATWSRWRHHAEHTTSDRTRNHLPELDGDRS, from the coding sequence ATGAGTCCCGCGACAACCACGGTGGCGGTCGAACTCGTCGGTGACAGGGCACAGGCGGCGGCCCTGGACGGCGGTGACTACCTACGCCCCCGTCTGCTGAGCATCGACGGCCCGTACGTGCGCATAGCGCTCATCGGGGTGTGCGGGATGCTTCTCGCCGGAGACGAGGTCGGTGTGCACATCGAGATAGGACACGGTGTGCAGCTCGAGATCATCGAACCGGCCGGCATGGTCGCCTACGACGCCCGAGGCGGCCGTGCCGGCTGGACGGCCACCGCTCGCGTCGCCTCCGGTGGTGTGCTCGTGTGGCGCGGCGCCCCCTTCGTCGTCTCCGGCGGCGCTGACGTGCGGCGCCACACCGAACTCAGCCTCGAGGAAGGGGCCAGGGCACTGCTGGGCGAGACCCTGGTGCTCGGTCGCAGCGGCGAAGACAGTGGGCGCCTGCACGCGACACTTCGAGCCTCCCACGCCGAGCGTGAGCTCCTGACCGACGAGCTCGACCTGCGTTCCTCCGCGCTGCGCTCGGCCCCCGGCATTCTCGGCAACGCTCGTGTCCTCACCACCGCAGCCCTGCTCGGCGTCGGCGGCCCCGCTCCGGCAGCTGTCCACGAAACCCGCCTCGCCGGTCCCGGCTGCCTTGCACGGGCGCTCGCACAACACGCCCACGAAGCAGACGCGGCCCTGGAGGCCACATGGAGCCGGTGGCGCCACCACGCCGAGCACACCACATCGGACCGGACTCGGAATCACCTCCCCGAA
- a CDS encoding urease accessory protein UreF, producing the protein MDSQLGALLLADARLPTGGHAHSAGLEPALAAGLRPDEVPEYLHCRLRSVTLIDAAASVLALRAARARPIRLGSIHDAVLARTPTEPMREASGLLGRGLARLASRWWPEHAAVVALAELGPRPQRPLALGVVAAAMGLDEQQVARACLYEDAQSVAAAALKLLPVDPTDAAWWVLDAAGVIQESVTRAVDVTGTTDLPAVTAPLIEHGALQHATRSRRIFVA; encoded by the coding sequence ATGGACTCTCAGCTGGGAGCTCTGCTGCTTGCCGACGCTCGTCTACCCACCGGCGGGCACGCGCATTCCGCAGGCCTCGAACCGGCACTGGCGGCCGGTCTCAGGCCCGACGAGGTACCCGAGTACCTGCACTGCCGGCTGCGGTCGGTGACCCTGATCGATGCCGCGGCATCGGTGCTGGCCCTGCGCGCGGCCCGGGCCCGGCCGATCCGCCTCGGGTCGATCCACGACGCGGTGCTGGCCCGGACACCGACCGAGCCGATGCGCGAGGCCTCCGGCTTGCTCGGACGGGGCCTGGCTCGCCTCGCATCGCGGTGGTGGCCCGAGCACGCAGCAGTGGTGGCACTGGCCGAGCTCGGGCCGCGACCACAACGCCCGCTGGCGCTCGGCGTGGTGGCGGCGGCGATGGGCCTGGACGAGCAGCAGGTCGCGCGCGCCTGCCTCTACGAGGACGCTCAGTCGGTGGCCGCGGCCGCACTCAAGCTGCTGCCCGTCGATCCGACCGATGCCGCCTGGTGGGTCCTGGACGCGGCCGGTGTCATCCAGGAATCGGTCACCCGCGCCGTCGACGTCACCGGCACCACCGACTTGCCCGCTGTCACCGCGCCGCTGATCGAGCACGGCGCGCTGCAGCACGCAACCCGATCGAGAAGGATTTTCGTTGCCTGA
- the ureG gene encoding urease accessory protein UreG → MPDHDHTDATVASRPLRLGIAGPVGTGKSTLIGTLCRRLSDHLNLAVVTNDIYTDEDARMLRSAGVLPVERIRAVETGACPHTAIRDDVTANLIAAEDLEREFEPLDMVLVESGGDNLTATFSPALADAQIFCIDVAGGGDVARKGGPGIERADLLVINKTDLAAHVDVDVTRMVTDARAVRAELPVLALSRTDSASIDELVGWIHELVSAHRSGAHTAQDPGPMAPHAHPHAHQH, encoded by the coding sequence TTGCCTGACCACGACCACACCGATGCCACCGTTGCCTCCCGGCCGCTGCGGCTGGGAATCGCGGGACCGGTCGGCACCGGCAAGAGCACGCTGATCGGCACTCTCTGCCGACGGCTGTCCGACCACCTGAACCTCGCGGTGGTCACCAATGACATCTACACCGATGAGGACGCGCGCATGCTCCGCTCGGCCGGTGTCCTGCCGGTGGAGCGGATCCGGGCGGTGGAAACCGGCGCCTGCCCGCACACCGCCATCCGCGATGATGTGACCGCCAATCTCATCGCCGCCGAGGACCTCGAGCGCGAATTCGAACCGCTGGACATGGTGCTCGTCGAAAGCGGTGGCGACAACCTCACCGCGACCTTCAGCCCGGCCCTGGCCGACGCGCAGATCTTCTGCATCGACGTCGCCGGTGGCGGCGACGTCGCTCGCAAGGGTGGCCCCGGCATCGAACGGGCCGACCTGCTCGTGATCAACAAGACCGATCTCGCCGCCCACGTGGACGTGGACGTCACCCGGATGGTCACCGACGCACGCGCGGTGCGGGCGGAACTGCCGGTTCTGGCACTGTCCCGGACGGACTCCGCGTCCATCGACGAGCTCGTCGGCTGGATACACGAACTCGTGTCCGCACACCGCAGTGGGGCGCACACCGCCCAGGACCCGGGGCCCATGGCGCCGCACGCCCATCCCCACGCCCACCAGCACTGA